From the genome of Gorilla gorilla gorilla isolate KB3781 chromosome 4, NHGRI_mGorGor1-v2.1_pri, whole genome shotgun sequence:
TGGCAAGGAGGGGCCCAGGAAGGACAGGCAGGTGCTAATTCCAGCTAGGATCATAGCCCTCCCACGTCGGTGGGGGCGCCAGGTGGACACGGCGGCCCCGGAACTGGAAGGTGACAATACCCCGGTAGCCAGCTCTCGGAACCCCCGACTTAAGGTCATCCATGACACCCAGAGCCTTGGCGAAGGCCTTGAAGCTGTCCCTGCCCGTATACTGCACCCGCACCTCCCCCAGCTCCTTCCGGTCATTGGTCCTCACTTTCTCCACCTGCAGCTGGGGAGCACCGTAGACGCGGGCGAGGAAATCTCGGTCATAGGCCTCCCGCTGCAGGTAGGACAGGTCCAGCCGGGTGAAGTGCACAAACTGCTGGTTCAGCTTGATAAACTTGAGGTGCTGGTCAAAGAACTGCCCGTGGCTCACACCCTTGCGGCCAAAGGTCATCGTTCTCGAGATCTCAGGGCGTATGCAGGCCCGCCCCTGCCGCTGCTCCGGCCGCCGCATCCAGTCGTCCCAGAAGGCCTTTGGCCACTTGGGCTCCAGCTCGGCCCAGAGCtcggccagcagcagccagcccAGGCCAGGGAAAAAGTCGGTGCGGTAGAGCAGCTCAGGCTTGCTGGCGTCCACCATCTGCTCCTTGCCGTTGTCATTCCAGGCCGAGACGCACCACAGGGAGGGGTCGGCCTTCAGCAGCGGATAGGTGGCCTGGAAGTACTCGAAGAAGTCCGGCGCCACCTCCAGGTCATCCTCCACCACCACGGCCGCGGGGAAGCGAAACTGCCGGAAGACCTGGCCCAGCGCCCAGCGGTAGTGGCGCGCGATCTTGTAGTAGCCCTGGAACTTGCGGTGGTCGGGCGGCACCGCGATGCTGCTCAGGTCGGGCTGCCGGATGTGCGTGACCGCGCTGCCGTAGGAGGCGATGGCCTGGGCCGTCTCCTCGTGCCCGCAGTCCTGGCTAACGATGATGGGGAAGAGCTCAGCCGAGGGCCGATAATGCAGCAGCTTGTCCAGGCAGCGCCGAACAGTGCTGCGGTCACAGGCGATGACCAGGATGGGAATCACCGCCGGCGCTGGGGTCACAGGCACACGCGGCTGGGCGGGAGGGGCCGCGGTGGGCACCCTCCCCCGCTGGTTCCACAGGGCATCCCCGATCTGCTGCAGCAGCCCCCGCTGCCGCTCCAGCTCCACCTCGGCGTCTTGGGCCAGGCGAatcacttcccgggtgaggctgGCGGGGTCGTCATCGAGAGCGCTGACTGAGGGTGGCCTGCCAGGCGCTGGGCGCGTCCAGAAGAAGAGGAGCAGCAGGGCATTCCAGGCCACAAAGAGGATAGCGCCCCACAGCACAAGCCCTGCAGACTGCTTCTTCAGCATCCTGGCCCCCACCGGGGAGGGCAGGCCAGGGGACGGTTCAAGGCTGCCCTGGGCTTGCCCGGCTCCCTCGCCCGCAGTCCTAGGGATGCCTCCTCTGGACTATGGGATTAGGAGGCAGCCATGCACCTaaagacaggagagagaaagcaaacCGTCACACAAAGGCTCGTGGCTCCATGCCCCACAGGTAGAGGAAATGGGGGCAGGAAAAGGCCAAGAGTGAGGGTGGAGGAAGGCCAGGAGGTTGACTCCAGAGCTCTCTAGGGAGTCAACATATATCCTGACCCAGCAACATATTTTTGAGGGAGAGGCAGAGTGTGATGctggtggagggagagagaaaaagaacccCAACTCCCCTCTTTCTACCTGTCAGATTTCATTTCCCCTCCaggtgggaaggaggaggggaggggcaaGGAGTGACTGCATCTGCCTGCCATTCCTCTAACCTAACCGCCCCAAgatgactgatttttaaaatcaaatgtcACACCTCAGGGCTACAGTTAACCCCTTACCAACAGGGAAGCACCAGAGGCACCCCACGAATGTCAGGAGCAAAACGAAGCTGCCCATCATCTCCAGGGTTATTTAACGTTTTGCTGGAGGAAGCAGCCAATGCAAatgaaccaagaaaaaaaaattcaaagcagaAGTGGAAAGGAAGCAAACTATTTCTATTATCTTTACTTGTGAGAATATGCCTGGAAAACTCAAAAAGAATCAATAATGAACTGAGCAAGGAAGTGGAatataaaaatcaacatatacaaatggaTAGCCTTCATATCCACAAATAACTCATGAGAAGAAAACATGGATGAGAAAACCCTACTTACAAAAGccagagaaatgagaaaatatttagaaataaacttaaataaACTTAAACATTCAAAACTTATGTGAACAAAACTATCACTCCTGAAAGACACAAAAGAACATCTGAATATCCCTTGTTCTTGGTCAGGACATTTCAGCATCATCAAAAATCCcaataaaaatacctttttatgGAGCTAGACGAACTGACAGTAAAGTTCACATGAAAAactaggaaaacaataaaaataagctgTGAGGAGGGACTCAGCGCTACCAGATACGAAAATACTGcatactggccaggtgcagtagctcctacctgcaatcccagcactttgggaggccaacacaggaggatcacttgagcccaggagttcaagaatagcctgggcagcacagggagaccctgtctctacaagaaataattaaaaaaaaaaaaaaaagctgggcatggtggcacgcacctgtggtcccagctactcaggaggctgagatgggatcacctgagtctgggaggctgaggctgtagtgagctgtgattggattgtgccattgcactccagcctgggcaagagagtgagactctgtctcaaaaaaaaatttttttattatatatatatatatatatatatatatatatatatatatatggcatactACAAAACCTCCATAATTACAACTGCGTGGTACTGGTACATAAATAAACAGACCATCCAGTGAAATAGAATTTAAGCTCCAGAAACAGACTCATTACACAAAGAAATCTAATACGTAATAAAGGTGCTACTTAAAATTCCCAAGGCAAAGATGGTCTTATTAATAGTGCTATAATAATTACGTAGCTATGCTATAGCTTGAATATGGTTTGTTCTCTGAAACACATGTTGGGATTTGATCCCCTGTGTGGTGGTGCCGGAGGTGGGGTCTAGTGGTAAGTGTTTGGATCACAAGGGGGGCAGGGGCAGATCCCTCCTAACGTCCTCTGGTGAGTGAGCTAGTTCCCCAGGGATAACAGGCTGTTATAACCAAGCCCAGTGTCTCCTGCATGCCCCACTTCCTTTCTACTTTcagccatgtccctacaaaaacCTACACAGGAGTGCTGATGgtaactttattcataatcactcaaaactggaaataacccaaaggCCCGTCAACAGGGAAAtacagataaacaaattgtggtttaCTCATagaatggaataatattcagcaaTAAAACTGAATAAACCACTGACATACACAACACAATCTCCAAATAATTACACAATATGGGTGTTTTTGGGAAAAacacaaaagagcacatacacTGTGATTCCACTGACATAAAACTGCCGAAAACAGAAACTAATCTATAttacagaaagcagatcagttgtTGCCTGGGGATGGAGGCAGAGAAGGGCAGTAGGGTAGTTACTACACAGGGGCATTAGGAAGCTTCTGGAAGGGTGGATATGTTTAttgtcttgattgtggtgatattttacaggtgtgtatatatatatatatatatatatatatatacacacacacacatatgtcaaaacttatcaaattgtacactttatatGCAGTTCATTGCACATATTGATATCAATTGTATGTCAATGAAAcctcaaaaaactttttttaaaaagacgttATTGGGTAAAATGACAAAGTTGGAATATGGACAGTAGGTTAAAGTATCAGTGATAACTGATTAATTCCAATTCTTAGGTAatacacactgaagtatttaCAAGTAGAGGACCAGGATAGATGCAACTTCTCAAATGGTTCAGAACAAAAACATACTCTGCATACACAGAGAGCAAATGGAGCAAAATATTAACAGGTGAATCTGAGTAAAGAGAGAGTGTACGAATATCCTTATACGATTTTTTATTCTTGCAATTTGTGTAAGTTTGAAGCTATTTCCACATGAAGTTTCTTTACAATGAAATATGTAGATATTGCCCATAGCTCTGAAGAGCTTCATCCATCAGTGTAATCCCAGCTGGCACATCAGCAAGGCAAATTGAGATGATCTGTCTGCCCTGAATTCCTCCGTCAGTCACTTGACGACATGTATCACACACCTGCTCTCTGCCAGGCTCTGGGAAGGAACCAGGACacaaaccaatgagaaaaaggcATGGTCCCACCAATCCTCCAAGCTCTACCAGACCACATTACTTGAAAGGATCTGAAACACTCCCCAATTCCCAGCCAGCTGCCATTCCAGACCATAACTCCTTGACTGTCCTGCCTCTGCTCTACCCTTCACACCCCAAAGCTTCAGGCGTGCACCCTCTTACACCAACAGCTCTGCCAGTTGCCCTCTGCCTCACAGCCTACTCTCTAATCCTGGCCAAAACCTTGGGCCTCAGATCTAATCTCTGAGGCTCTGGGCTCTCAAACCAGCAGATCTGGCATAAAAGGGCTGATCCTGAAGGGCCTCTAAAGAGATATGGATTCTGTCTCCCTCCTGGGGAGacttccccagcccctgccagcaTTCACCACCAACCCCTTGTCTTCTTCCTAGAAACCAACCACCCCCACCACGCCAGGACATCAGTCTTctcagaaacctcaagtctatttcCATGTAACTGTGcaattaaattctattctatCAG
Proteins encoded in this window:
- the MGAT1 gene encoding alpha-1,3-mannosyl-glycoprotein 2-beta-N-acetylglucosaminyltransferase — translated: MLKKQSAGLVLWGAILFVAWNALLLLFFWTRPAPGRPPSVSALDDDPASLTREVIRLAQDAEVELERQRGLLQQIGDALWNQRGRVPTAAPPAQPRVPVTPAPAVIPILVIACDRSTVRRCLDKLLHYRPSAELFPIIVSQDCGHEETAQAIASYGSAVTHIRQPDLSSIAVPPDHRKFQGYYKIARHYRWALGQVFRQFRFPAAVVVEDDLEVAPDFFEYFQATYPLLKADPSLWCVSAWNDNGKEQMVDASKPELLYRTDFFPGLGWLLLAELWAELEPKWPKAFWDDWMRRPEQRQGRACIRPEISRTMTFGRKGVSHGQFFDQHLKFIKLNQQFVHFTRLDLSYLQREAYDRDFLARVYGAPQLQVEKVRTNDRKELGEVRVQYTGRDSFKAFAKALGVMDDLKSGVPRAGYRGIVTFQFRGRRVHLAPPPTWEGYDPSWN